The following coding sequences lie in one Desmodus rotundus isolate HL8 chromosome 1, HLdesRot8A.1, whole genome shotgun sequence genomic window:
- the TAF11L9 gene encoding TATA-box-binding protein-associated factor 11-like protein 9 produces the protein MNKAGLSLGTKAEDTGVCHRRAIAREGPGTCDTHRTPAPRFEELQKASDLQDGIRRQDDSKESQSSSPAAKRLKRDAKEKKERKHEVDEEDVQKARLLMESLPEEQLNRYEVYRRSAFPRATVKRLIQRASGTSVATNVVIAVAGLAKVFVGEVVEEALDVCERWGETPPLQPKHLREAVRRLSSKGKVPNTKPRNVLF, from the coding sequence ATGAACAAGGCCGGCTTGTCACTCGGCACCAAAGCTGAGGACACAGGTGTGTGCCATCGGCGGGCCATCGCTCGCGAGGGCCCCGGGACCTGCGACACCCACAGGACCCCGGCACCCCGATTTGAGGAACTGCAGAAAGCCTCCGACCTCCAAGACGGGATCAGGAGGCAGGACGACTCGAAAGAGTCCCAGTCGTCTTCTCCCGCCGCCAAGAGACTAAAAAGAGACgccaaggagaagaaagagaggaagcacGAGGTGGACGAAGAGGACGTCCAGAAGGCGAGACTCCTGATGGAGTCCCTGCCCGAGGAGCAGCTGAACCGCTATGAAGTGTATCGCCGCTCAGCCTTTCCCAGGGCAACGGTGAAACGTCTGATCCAGAGAGCCTCTGGCACCTCAGTGGCAACGAATGTGGTCATTGCAGTGGCCGGCCTGGCCAAGGTCTTCGTCGGGGAGGTGGTGGAAGAGGCCCTGGATGTGTGCGAGAGGTGGGGGGAAACACCCCCGCTGCAACCCAAGCATCTCAGGGAGGCTGTCCGCAGGTTGAGCTCCAAGGGGAAAGTCCCCAACACCAAGCCCAGAAACGTCTTGTTCTAG